A window of Nicotiana sylvestris chromosome 8, ASM39365v2, whole genome shotgun sequence genomic DNA:
CTTGTCCTTCTGTAACAAACTTGTAACAACATTATCTTGAGGCCGGTCACGTTCGACCTCGATGGTCATCGGACATTTTGATCTTTGAAGCCTCCCATCGGGCTCGTTCTTGGTCTATTTCGATTTCGCTCTTGAAGTGACCCTCGAGCCCACAAACACACCCTTATATTTGTCTAATTTTTGATGGATATGATTACCCGATACGTATGCAAATAGAAAGTCACAAATATTCCATAAAATAACTAAAGTGCGCATTAGCTAGCTGGAAACTActattattttttaattctttgTAATTTAAAAACAAAGGAACTCTAGCTACAGTACAGTTTCAGAAAAGATAAGCTCTACTGACCAAGTATTGGACCATTATCAACACCTGATGGCCTGGTACACAAAGTTTTGGTAGGGCCCAATTGAAGACACAAACAGGGGCCCATTCAAGCCATGGCAGGTGCTGACTCATCAGTTTCAGTCTTCtcccaataataataataataataatgaatacGTCACGTGACCCAACTGAACCAAGTAGGTCCCATCCCCCTAACACTTTTTCCCGCCAACTGTTACCTTACAAGGGTTCAGTCACTTGACTCCTCGTTCACTTTTTTTTTCCAACAGCTGGAAACCCAATCAACGGTTCAGGGCCCACTAAAGCCTCAATCCAACGGCCCATATTCGCCCAATCCATTTCCCAATCGCATTATCAGTGCTTAATGCTATTGTCACTACCCTCCTCTTCTTGAATTTCCCCCATCATTTGTGCCCCTTCTTTATACACAGATAATACTACTAATTCTGCGTTGTGAATTTTTAATATTTTCTACTGATTTACTGGGttgaatttgatttttttttagttcaTGAGAAGTGTGGTTTTTTATTTGGATTTGGTTTTGATTAGAACATGGGTTTTATTTGTTGAACTATTTTTTTATGAGAAGTTTTTGATGGAGAAAGGATAGGGTTTTAAAGGGTTAAAGAGATGGATAATTGTTGGCAGAGGAAATGTGGGTCAATGTGGCAGTCAACGTCTCCACCACTTGTTTCTTCATCACTCCCGGATTCCCATTCTCaggtttttcttttttatttttttggttgataattataatttaataataatttcTTTGCGTTTTTCTTGCTTGCATGTTAATTTTAGCTTATTCTGTGAAATGCGTGTACCTTTGGAGGAAAATGTGGTGAATGTGATGGGTTAATTAGCTTTTTGTAATTTGTATTTATTGTTTATGAATCTTACCATTTCCTGAAAAATGCATGTAACTAGACGAGTAGAGTACATAGGGGGTGTAGTCCAGATTGAGCAAATTAGATTTTATGGTGCAAATCTTTGGAAGATATGAAGAAAGCCTTCCTTTAATTACCAAAAGTAAAAAAGCCCTCGTTTTTACTCCTTGAATTACATGATGAGTTTAGAAAAAAGACCTTGTAACAAATCCAGCATTTTTGTCTAGATTTGACATGAGCATTGAGAGATATCTACATCTTTTAGAGTTAATAGGAAACAAGTGCGTGCCACATATTACGttttcattttattgaaatagaaaatggaaagaaTTGTATTGCTATTGCATCAAAGGAAGAGTGTTTTTGGATGAGTTCAAGCTGAGTGGAGGTTGTAAATTGTATTTCATTTAGTATCTTCATGTTTATGATTAGACACTAGGTTTGTAGTTTGGGTCACCGATTCTTACATAGTTAAATTGCTGGCACCTCTTTTGCATCATAATGAAGTGGCTTTTCTAAGTGGAAAAAATGGACTGAGAAAAGTTTTCTATGGAAAATGAGTGTTCCGAAAACTACAGAAAGCATTGGGAATATATTTGTGTAATGTAGATGAATTAGATGAAATTCTTCAGAGACTTATTTTGGTTTGTTGATCAATGAAAGCAAACTATGCTATGAATGATGCTCAGATAGTTGATGTCACTAAAGGGTTTCTTTCTGGGTGCTGTAATTAGATGTCGTTTGAGCCACTGTTTTGTAGCAAAGTTTTTCCATCAGCTATAGGTGCACAAAATATACATGCCTATCAAACATTGTTTTTCCTTGTTGTTTGAGGTTTTCCCTTTCCAAGTGGCTTCTATCTTTGTTATACTGGACAAATATtaccataattttttttttgttatactGGATCTTGTAGATTGTTCTCATTTTTCTATATTTAGTTTGTCCTTCTCACTGCCTACCCCCTACTGTAGTTTCCTAATGCAGGTCAACATTTTTACTCAAGCATTCCTCAAGATTCAGTGTCACTGGGAAATGGAATAGTACAGCAGTCTACTCTTCCATGGAATTCAAATTCAGTTGTGGATAACTCTAATCCCACTGAGTTCAGTGGTTCATTCATATCTTTTCTTTCTGGTCCGCTGCCCTCTTTACAAGGGGAGTTTCAGCAATCATCAAATTTAAAATCAGTCTTCATGCTGAATGAAAAGCCAATAAATCGTAACAATGCCAATGGATCTGCTTCTACCAATGGACCAGTGCTTGTACCTGCTGTGGAATTGTCACAATATTTTAGCAGCCACAAGTTAAAAGCTGGAGATACTCTTAAACCAACTGCTGTAATAAACCATCCAAGACATGAAATGGCTAAGCCAACTGCTCCATCCCATTATGTTGGTAATGAGAAACTAAAGCATTTTTCTTTTCCAAGAGGGACTTCCGATGCAGAATCAATCCCAAATAGTGCCATGAAGTTCAATGACATACCTGGTATTCTGATATCTAGAAAGGTTTTTCTGGAAACAGGATCTTCTGGGCAGTTGTCTCCAGCGCTGAGCAGCTATCCCCGTGTGTTCTGCTTGGGCTTAAGTGAGTAACCCACTAGTTAGTTTGACTTTTCATCAATACTATCTTCATATGTTCTAATTAGTATTTTGGTCTTGAATGCAGGTGGATACCTGGTTCTCAGGGATACTGGTCTTCTTGGAGTTATTTGCTTGTGCCATGGTTCACATATGTCTATTTCTAGGTTCTGTGAGGTAGTTATTCTGAAATCTCTTTTTTTGGATTCAGCAGTCTTTGGAAGAAAATGCACTTCTGTTGGAGTacttgatatttccatatcttTCTTTTGTCTATTACTTGAAGACTTTTTTTTATAACTGTTTGAAGTTCTATCTTTTGTGCAGCATTCTGGTTTATCTGATGTTAATCCTGGGAATGCTGTTCGTATGGACAGTGGTGTAACCATAGCTCATTGGCGGAAGGTCTTCTTCCAAGAACTAGGGGTAAGGAATATGTGAGGTATCTAACATCTATTTCTTCTATGCCTCGAAATCCGTGCTATTATTTAATTTTGGTAGCTACATTCTTTGAAATGTCTTTGTATTTGTGTAATCAATTTAGGTTATGTTCATGATAATAACTGTGGGAGGGGGTCCCTTTCAATGTTACCTGACATGTAGATCAATTTTGTGGTTCATGGAATGGTCAGGATTTTGCGTTCACTATTTAATGGGAAACATAGTCTGCTCGGGTTGTCATCTTTTGATTATATCTTCATTTGCTTTAGAAACCTTGATAGAAACTTTTCTAAGGAGATTTAGGAGCTAATTGGCATTGAGCATAATTGATTGATTGAAGGAGAATTTGGAAACAGAAAGTTGCTGCGAAGTTGTGAAAGAGAAGGATAATACTTTGGATCACTAAATTTAACGTTCCAAATTGCTTTCTTATCATCTCCGGGAAGGTAGAAGGTCAATTTGCAATTCATTAGAATCACTCTATATGGTAACCTTGGTACAGTCAACTTAGAAAAACTTCCActtatttctttgtttgattatATGTTGTCCACTTAAATTATATGTTAGTAGCTATCTATATATTTTGATGAAAAAAGCTACAAGAATATCTTTTTATGAACTACTGGATTTCAGATCCTGATAAATTGTTCTCTGCCTGCTATGAAGGTCTGACTATGGTGCACCTACTTCTGAAAGCTTATATAGCATTATAGTTTTAGCATATATGTTCGTCACAGATGCAAGCTAGACCACTATGTCTAGAGTTGCATGCACTacattgttttactttgttctgtTTAGTTTATTTACAGCAGACGTTAAGAACCTAGCTTTTCTATTTTATTATGTCTATTGATTTAAAGTACTTGTTAATGGCATCCATTGGAAGCACAAGAGCCATGAATGGTGATCTTTCTATCATAATTTAGATTAGGGCTCCTGATGATCATGGTGGATGGGACTGGCCTGAAGTATTTCCAGTGAGTACTGGTTTGAGAGAGTTTTATCCATCCCTTCCCAATTTATCTCCAAATGCTGAGCAGTCTCATGCATTAGGAGCTTCAAGTGAAGCTGGACAGTCATGGAACAATATGTTTATTTCAAAGAACCCTCAGCGTCCGACATTGTCAAACTTAGATGGGATACGAGACCCACAGAATGGTTCTTCATTCATTTCAGCTTATATTGGTTCAAACTCTAAGGACACAAATACCTTTAACTCTCTTCCAGAtctcaaaatttcaaaacctctTGGTATCAACAGTTCGCTAATGCAAATGGATGGGAGTAGTATCTCCTCAAGTATTGAGTTGAGACTTGGGCATCCATCCCAGCAAAGCAAAAAGTTTGGAACTTCAGCTCAACAATCTTTTGAGTATCAAATTGTCAAACCAATGGAGTATCAACAATCATTGTTTCCAGAGACCCTTATGCATAAAGGTCTGTTTTTATTTGTGAATTTATTCCTCTAGTTCTTGATATCCCTTTAAGTTTATACCTGTCAGTGTCGTGCAGCAGTTGAATCACGTCCAGTGGAAGAAAGCAGGTCAAATTTTCATATGTTGAATTTGAGTCCAAGAAGTGGAAAGGGCCAGCTGGATCTTGTCAACTCTGCCTATGGACTCCACAATGCAACAGGTGAATCCAGAATGAGAGATTCGGTATTTCCTATGCTTCAAGCACGCTTCAAGGGTCCTTCAGAAGGAATACCGTACTCTGAAGCTGCcaaaaatatggttaatataaGTCATATTCCACCTGGAGAACCTCAGTGTAAATCCTTTACTCTAAAGTGCAACCAAACTGATTTTCATTGTGCTAGAGGTAATATAACTAATAAGGAATTTAAAGTTGACACTTCATGTGCTCTTGGACATGGGAACAGTGATAAAGGTGTGGCCAACAATATTGCTAATTTACATGGTGCCACTGAATTAAACTTTGGACTCTACTCCAAGTATTATGAAAATAAAACGACTGTTAAGAGAGTTGTAGAAGGAATCAGTCATAGCAATTGCTTGGCCTTACATGAGAAGAACCTTTACTTGTGCAAGCCCTACGGTATGATGATGGATATGCCTGATGCTCAGAACACCCTTAATTTGTATGGAAAGACATCCTTAATTTCCCATAATGGAACCTTTGATAATGGTAGTATCAGATCTGTCTGTAAATCAATGGACTCTAGAGCAGCTCCAGCATCTCAGGCAGTTACGTTGGAGTTTCCATTATCAAGTTCAACTCTAATTGGAAATCGAACTCTACAGTCATCTGGCAAAGAGAGCTTGAATGGAAGGCCGATTGAACTCACTGAGAATCCAAGAATGCAAACCTTGCAACGGGGGTTGGAATTTCCTACTCCGGTGCCTGTTAGTTCCTCTACCATAGCCACCAAAGAGCATGTGCTATGCAGGAATCCCTTTGGCAGAGCGCCAACATCCATAAACCAGTTATATGAACCCAATGTCGCAAATGCGCCGCATGCATCTAAGACTGCAGCTGTATCTGCCTTCCCTGCGGTTAGTGATTACATGGGAAAACATAGTCAACTTATAGCACCTAATACTGGTAAAGCACTGCTGTTTCTGTTTCAGTTATTCTTTGTATCTTGTTTGATTTGTTATTGTAATGAAGAGGAAGTTTATGTCCATACAGATCTGCTTGAAGGTTGCAATTTTTCAGCTCTCTCACATGGAGGATCTCTGCATGCTCAAGACTCAGAATTGCACTGTCAGCTTTCCACTGATTATACTGCAGTTCACTGGCCTTACCTTAGGTAACTCTCTTGAAACGTTTTCTGTAACCTTGCTTTTACATGGTTTGTAATCAATTCTGTCTGTTAGTGTTGATGTTAGGTTATAACTTTGCTCTTGGCCTGAGTCACCCTGGAAGATATTTAATTTGTTGTATACAGAGATTCAGTATGTACTACTCCCTCTCTCCCAAATAACTATCCTTTTCCTCTTGGGTTGTTCCCAGATTATATTGACTTAAGTAACTATGAAGCTGTTTCAATACTTCTTCCAATAATATAGAACAGAAAAAATACTATGGGACCACTTGGATTTTAAGAAAGTTTCAAACTTTTCATAAATAACATTGTCTCCAGTATCCACTTCTCTCTTTACTGCAATACTCTGATGTCATCTTAATAAGGATGTTTAAACCAATAAGGTCGCCTAAGTTGGGTAGAGGTAGTATATTGAGCATTTTCTGAAGTAGTTCCAGATATACTAATTTGTCTTAATGCAGTATCAGGTTATTTCCTTTTAAAAGATAACGAAGATAAGATGCAAAAAGCATCCAAGGGTTTGGTCTAGTGGTCAATAAAGTGGGGTGCAAACCTTGGAGACTAGGGTTCAAATGCCAACAAAGACaaaaaacactaggtgatttcttcccatccGCCTAAGCCTTAGGCCCTTAGTTGACAAAGTCACCTAGTACCTGTGTTGGTGGGAGGTGCACTCAAGCTGGCTGGTATGCCACTGcttaaaaaaaaatgcaaaatgtTGTTTTCCCAAATAGTTTGTTGGTAATGTATCTTTAAAATTGTACGGACTAGTGTTTAggtttcaaaaaaataaaattcttgTGTTTATGACTTTAACTTTGGAAAGCATACGTGAAAAGAATCTTGAAGTTAATGAAGTTTGAGGGCCACAAGTAATAAATATGGATCTTCTATTCTGTATCTCGAGAGGTCATGATATTCCAACCAGTGTAGATGATTGGAAATCTTTGTTGAGAACCAGCAAGCAAAATGCTATCAGGTGGCACCAAATTCATTTgtgtcaaaaaaaagaaaaaggaaaaaaagaattgATATGGGCCTTCTGGGAGCACATTAGTGACATTCTCcaaaataaaatctaaaaaaaGAATATGATTATCTAACCAAAAATCATAAAGCAATGATATTAATCATAAAGCACTGGGATCTTATGTGAACTTTATATAAATCAACAACCAGCACGTGTAATCCAACTCTGGAGTTTACATGTAAACTTTAATGTGGACATATGAATGTGATAATAAGCTTGCTAAAGTTTAGCTCTGATACCCTGTTGAATTATGTAAACTAACTCATctaaaaaaatcaaaatgtcCGAGAGGAGGCTATGATTAATCTTATTAGGTCTGTAGCATGCCCTCCCCCGCTTATGTGTGACCCTGATCTTTTTCTTCTAGCGCCAAGAACATGGAAATACTCTTGTTGATGGACTACAGTGAGACTTGGATTGTAGAACTCTATCTGTTCTTAAATCATATGAAAGAACTTAAGCACATCCAATCCAAAACCTTAAGGTAGTGGTTGGAGTGATGCAAATTATTTATGAACCCATTGTCCATTGGAAATATTTGTACTTTTTACTTCAAAGTAGAAAGGAGGATCCTTGAAGGATGCAATCTAGTTCTATGGAAAGAAAGGAATGCCAGATGCTTCAAAGGGAAGATTGATAGCATACAAGAGCTTAAATACAAATGTGTATGGCTTTTGGCTTTTTGATGTAAAGGATGGGGATGATAGCATGATAGATTTCATTGAATCTTTACAAGGATCGGACTTCCACAATATGAATCATTCTTTTTTGTTTTGTACTGAGGGGTTTCTGATATTTGTACTGTGTTAGCACCATCTTGGTGCCAAGCTGTTCCTCTTTTTAATATATAACTTACCTTTTCAAAAAAATGATGCAATCTGGAGAGGCCCATATAATATATCCTTCAAGTTATTTGAGAACCATATACAAGGGAATGCTTATTGGTAAAGACCCTCTATTTCTAACCATAAAGTTAGGTTTTGAGTCACTTAGGGAACAAAGTGGGAAAGGACTACTGTTGGATTCCAAGGTAAGGGGGGTTTGGGAAATTGAGTTTACTGTATCAAATAAAAGTTATTTGAGAACTATAACTGTAACAATGAGAATCAGTATCTGTTGTTCTTTCAATGCTCATGTCTGTTTTCATGCATTTGAGTTGATCTTATTCTTATTCTTCATCCTTCAAATTTTCGTGCTGATTGATTTCTTGATTTTACACGATCTTAGACATGGAGATTCTGAAAGCAATATTACTCCTTCAGTTGAGCAAGCAAAATGCTTTCAGGTGGTCCCAAATTCGTTTATGTCTTACCGCTGTAGCTGTGCTGTTCAGCCAGACACTTCCCTTGAAAAACATTGTTTCATTGGTGAACCTCCGCATACTACTAGGATAGAACAGAGAGGAGTTTCTGGCTGCATTAAGAAGAATTTATTTGCTTGTAAGTTGAATGACAGTCAGAAATTTCCCTTGGAGAATGTGGCCTCTTTGgaacaaaatagtaatttaatgGGGCATAAGATAAACAAAATGGAGTGTCACTCTTCTCAATGGAGAGATGTTCCCAAAAAGGTGACAGGAGCAGTTAGTCTGACATGTAAGGAACAGACAAGAAGTTTCCTGACCGTGAATGAAAAAATGAGGGGACAAAGTGCAGATACTGGTGGAAAAATACCCAATTGTGCTGTAGCTTTTCAAAATGTTGAATGTTTAAAGGAGCCAGAAATGTCCAATGTTTCATCTGGAGGATCTACGCCTGTTGTTACTGAGGTATCTGCTGTGATTCATGACAAATATTTCTCTACTGCTGATGGTCAAAATACTGTGGCAACTAATGCTGCAGTAGATGAAGGATCAGGAATCGACAGATGCTGGTCATCTAATGATGTGCAGTGCAGTGAACAAAGTGCAGAGTTCTTCGGTGTTGCTTGCGAATTCAACCCCATAGATGCAGGG
This region includes:
- the LOC104236491 gene encoding uncharacterized protein, encoding MDNCWQRKCGSMWQSTSPPLVSSSLPDSHSQFPNAGQHFYSSIPQDSVSLGNGIVQQSTLPWNSNSVVDNSNPTEFSGSFISFLSGPLPSLQGEFQQSSNLKSVFMLNEKPINRNNANGSASTNGPVLVPAVELSQYFSSHKLKAGDTLKPTAVINHPRHEMAKPTAPSHYVGSSGQLSPALSSYPRVFCLGLSGYLVLRDTGLLGVICLCHGSHMSISRFCEHSGLSDVNPGNAVRMDSGVTIAHWRKVFFQELGIRAPDDHGGWDWPEVFPVSTGLREFYPSLPNLSPNAEQSHALGASSEAGQSWNNMFISKNPQRPTLSNLDGIRDPQNGSSFISAYIGSNSKDTNTFNSLPDLKISKPLGINSSLMQMDGSSISSSIELRLGHPSQQSKKFGTSAQQSFEYQIVKPMEYQQSLFPETLMHKAVESRPVEESRSNFHMLNLSPRSGKGQLDLVNSAYGLHNATGESRMRDSVFPMLQARFKGPSEGIPYSEAAKNMVNISHIPPGEPQCKSFTLKCNQTDFHCARGNITNKEFKVDTSCALGHGNSDKGVANNIANLHGATELNFGLYSKYYENKTTVKRVVEGISHSNCLALHEKNLYLCKPYGMMMDMPDAQNTLNLYGKTSLISHNGTFDNGSIRSVCKSMDSRAAPASQAVTLEFPLSSSTLIGNRTLQSSGKESLNGRPIELTENPRMQTLQRGLEFPTPVPVSSSTIATKEHVLCRNPFGRAPTSINQLYEPNVANAPHASKTAAVSAFPAVSDYMGKHSQLIAPNTDLLEGCNFSALSHGGSLHAQDSELHCQLSTDYTAVHWPYLRHGDSESNITPSVEQAKCFQVVPNSFMSYRCSCAVQPDTSLEKHCFIGEPPHTTRIEQRGVSGCIKKNLFACKLNDSQKFPLENVASLEQNSNLMGHKINKMECHSSQWRDVPKKVTGAVSLTCKEQTRSFLTVNEKMRGQSADTGGKIPNCAVAFQNVECLKEPEMSNVSSGGSTPVVTEVSAVIHDKYFSTADGQNTVATNAAVDEGSGIDRCWSSNDVQCSEQSAEFFGVACEFNPIDAGPSKRLADNSSRSLIDELRLRDSLRVNKIQNLSRFSIQEKSRSIQKVADISNKVIRKRTKWKKLDTTFPAVYSACGYPEGTCCAGLQCHSCKYKKTALPSDDGSAEECAYSIEPSFRERRFRIRSLNTLSCNSKVNCHEGKTIGIQSDLLKVGDDDTFVTCELPRGKRPKLDTATHVRQIDEEVNLGDEAVARCSLVDTSMSSEMHGKVSRREVRPIVCGKYGVISNGNPSKPVKFVSLREICDSLAKCSFSGNYTAKMTSAKFRKASAKGKHQRVNNSWNLKKDGSCNAHHVVTAKKSKSHLLTSSELDNCYGDELGAGLFYSLEKRRYDCLVKTGNIADDSLPTQQKPKSKEIHKRGLFESKLEGIHPGEGGSTCARTEGYKGRKKEGVRYNFPQYSESGGGCLVAQEQLNAWIHITGQKRSRKEVSRLPPKDAEYDYRKEYARYKHSKGWKSLVVYKSGIHALGLYTSRFISQGEMVVEYVGEIVGLRVADKREIDYLSGKKLQYKSACYFFRIDQEHIVDATQKGGIARFVNHSCMPNCVARIISVRNEKKVVFFAERDIYPGEEITYDYNFNHEDEGKKIPCYCNSKNCRQYLN